A stretch of DNA from Streptomyces spiramyceticus:
AGACGCGTGTGCCGTCGATGCCCTCCCACCAGAAGGTGTGGTGGGGGAACGTGTTGACCTGGCTCCATGAGATCTTCTGCGTCAGGAACCACTTCGACCCCGACAGCTTCACCAGTTGCGGCATCGCCGCCGTGTAGCCGAAGGAGTCGGGCAGCCAGACCTCGTTCGTCTCGATCCCGAACTCGTCCATGAAGAATTTCTTGCCGTAAAGGAACTGGCGGGCCATCGCCTCCCCGCCCACCATGTTCGTGTCGGACTCCACCCACATCCCGCCGACCGGCACGAACTGCCCGTCCGCGATCTTCTTCTTGACCTTCGCGAAGACCTCCGGACGGTGTTCCTTGATCCAGGCGAGCTGCTGCGCCTGCGACATCGCGAAGACGAACTCCGGGTGGTCGTCCATCAGCGCGACCACGTTGGAACAGGTGCGGGCCACCTTGCGCACCGTCTCGCGCAGCGGCCACAGCCACGCCGAGTCGATGTGCGCGTGGCCGACCGCGCTGATGCGGTGCGCGGACGCGTTCGCGGGGGAGGCCAGGACCCCGGCCAGTTCGGCCCGGGCGCGCGTGGCCGTCCCCGCGATGTCCGTCAAGTCGACTGCGTCCAGGGCGCGTTCGACGGCGCGCAGGATGTTCCAGCGGCGCGCGTCGCCCTCGGCGAGCTCCGTCATCAGCGAGCCCAGCACCTCCAGGTCCTGGACCAGCTCCCACACCTGCGCCTCGAAGACCACCAGATCCATCCGGCCGGTGCGGTACAGCGGCTCGCTGCCTGAGGTGAGTGTGTCGCCCTCGTACGTCGGCCTGTGCTCGACCAGGACCGGATTCGACGACGCCTCGACGTACAGCAGCACATCCTCGCCACCGTCCGCCGGGTCGCCGATCCGCACCCAGTCGTTGAACGGGTTGAGCGCCTTCACCGCTTCCCCGTCGGGGCGGTAGACCAGCCCCTCGCACTGGAATCCCGGCATCTGCCGGTCGAAGCCGAGGTCGACGACGGCCTCGACGGTGCGGCCCCGCCACTCCTGAGGCACCCGGCCCGTGACCCTGAACCAAGTGGTGCCCCACGCCGGGCCCCACGTCTGTCCCGGTGCGGCCGGCTCGTACACGGCGGACAGACCGTCCGCGACCGGCACCGGCTCGCCCGGGGCGTCCCACCTCTCGATGGTCAGCGGCACGGGGCTGGAGCGGACGGCGGGCTGGATGCGTTCCCTCAGTACGCGCCGCAGGCGGTGTTCCACGATGCTTCGGTCGTCATGCATGAAAGCGACTCCGATGGCTGCTCGGCTACCCGACGTCGTTCGGGTCGATCACCTCGGTGATACCCCGTGCAGCCGGATGTCCGGCATCACCGGTGCGTGTCCGCGGTTTCGAGCAGGTCCCAGCGGTTGCCGTAGAGGTCTTCGAAGACGGCGACCGAGCCGTACGGTTCGTGGCGCGGCTCCTCCATGAACCGGACGCCGGCCGCCGTCATACGGGCGTGATCGCCCGCGAAGTCCTCCGTATGCAGGAAGAAACCGACCCGGCCGCCGGTCTGCGCGCCCACGCTCGCGAGCTGCGTGGCGTCCTTGGCGCGGGCCAGGAGGAGACCCGTACCCGCTGCGGAGCCGCGCGGCCGGACAACCACCCAGCGGGAGCCGTCGCCGCGGTCGGTGTCCTCGACCAGTTCGAAGCCGAGGGCGTCGGTGTAGAAGGCGATGGCTTCGTCGTAGTCGCGGACGACGAGGGTGACCAGGGCGATGTGCGGCATGGGCTTCTTCCGGTGAGGGGAGGCCGACGTTATACCGCGACACCGCGCCTGCCGCGTCGTCCGTGTCGTCCGTGTCGTCCGCGTCTACGACTCCCCGGCTCTACTGCGTCTGCGGGATGTGCTGGGTGACGCAGTGGACGCCGCCGCCACCCCACGCGAGCGTGCGTGCCGGGGCGCCCACGACCTCGCGGGTGGGGAAGAGCGTACGGAACTGGGCGAGGGCGAGGGAGTCCGTCGCCGACTCGCCGGACAGGGGTACGACGATGCTGCCGCTGGTCTCGTAGTAGTTGGTGTAACTGAACGTCTCCACCGTCAGGCCGTTGTGCCGGAAGTGGGGCTGGTGGTGGAGCTCCACGATGTCCAGGCGCCGGCCGCGGGCGTCCGTGGTGTTCTGCAGCACCGCCTTGTTGGCCGCCATCCGCGCGTGGTTGGGGCTCGTGGTGTCGGGCTGGGTGTGGAGGAGGACCTTCGCCGGGCCCAGGTAGGCGGCGACGAGGTCGACGTGGCCGTTGGTGATGTCGTCGTTGTTGAGGCCGTACGGCAGCCAGATGACCTTGCTCGCACCGTACGCCGCCAGCAGTGCGGCCTCGATCTGGGCGCGGGTCATGGTGGGGTTGCGGTTGGGGTTGAGCAGACACTCCTCGGTGGTGATGAGCGTGCCCTGCCCGTCCGTGATGACCGCCCCGCCCTCAAGGACCATGTCGACGGGCTTGCGCTGTACGCCCAGGTGGTCGCACACGCCGACCGGCAGCAAGTCGTCCTTGTCGTACGGGAACTTCTCGCCCCAGCCGTTGAACTTGAAGTCCAGCCCCGTCTTCTGCGTCTTGGCCGCGTCGACGGCGAAGACGGGTCCGGTGTCCCGCGTCCAGCAGTCGTTGATCGCGTATTCGATGACGGTGACCGTGCTGCCGCACTGGGCGCGTGCCTCCGCGGCGCGGCCCGGCTCGGCGACCATCAGGACCGGCTCGAAGCGGGCGATCTCCTTGGCTATGCCGGCGATCTCGGCCTGGGCGTCGTTCAGGAGTCCGCCCCAGCCGACGGCCGGGTCCCAGGGCCAGGCCATGACACAGCCGGAGTGCGCTTCCCACTCGGCGGGGGCGCGGAACACGGTGGTGGCCTCCTTGGCGGTCGTGGCGGTCGTGGCTGTGGCCGGCGCGGCGGCGGCGCGGCCGCCGCCGAGCACGGCGGCCGCTGTGGCTGTCAGTGCGGCGGCGCTGAACCCTCTTCTGCTCATGTGCGGCATGCGGGGCAGAGTCATGTCGTATCTCCTTGCCGGGAAACAGCTGATGTGTGCGCGGAAGGGTGAGGGCGGAAAGCGGAAAGCCGGTCAGGAGGGATCGGCGGCGAGCTCGGCGGTCTCGTCCGCGCCCGGCTTGCCGGACACGGCCGGACGGTCGTGGCGATCGTGGTGGTCGTCGCGGATCTTGTCCTGCGGGCGCTTGACGACCAGGTAGACCAGGCCGACGACGATGATCACGGCTGTGCCGATGAGACCGGCCCACACCTGGTACCAGGGGGCGCCCGGAGGAGCGAGGATGGCGCGCGGCCAGCAGACGTTGACCACCTCGAAGCCGGTCCACAGCACGGCCAGCACATTGAGGCACGTGCCCTTCTTCCCCTGCCGGCCCGCGGCGGCAGCCGCTGATGTCACAGCTCCGGCGGGAACCCACGTGCCGCGCAGGCGGGCGACCAGTGCGGCCAGGGAGGTCAGGAAGAACGGCAGGAAGGTCGCCGCGGTGCCGAATGCGATCAGGCTGCCGATGGCGGTGGCGTCGAGGCCGAGGAGCAGGGCCGAACCGCTGACCAGGGTGGAGGCGACCAGACCACCGATCGGGGCCTGGCGCTTGTTGACCTTCCGTACGTGCCGGGAGAAGGGGAAGACGCCGTCCCGGGCCAGGGAGTAGAGACCACGGGCCGCGCCGCCCTGGGACGCCATGGCGCAGGCGAGGAAGCCGAGCAGAACGACGGCTACGAAGGGCTTGTCGGACCAGGAGCCGAAGGAGTGCACCACCGCCGTGGTCACCGGGTCGATGTCCTCACCCAGGACGACCTTCTCGGGGGCGGGGTGGGCGAGGGCGACAGCCATCGCGTTCAGGATCACGACCGCGCCGACGCTGAGCAGCGCCCACCACATGGCGCGCGGCACCTGGCGGCCCGCGTCCTTGGTCTCCTCGGAGGTGGAGACGCAGGCGTCGAAGCCGATGAAGGCCCACCCCGCCACGGCGACGGCGGCCAGGAAGGCCATGGCGGAGGAACCGCCGGACAGCGCCTCGGCTCCCATGGTGTCCGTGAACAGGGCGAAGCCGTGCTCCCGGAAGAAGAGCAGCAGGGCGAAGCCGACCAGCACGGAGGCGACGGCCTCGGCGGCGATGCCCATGGACACGATCAGGCTCAGGACCCTGATGCCGTACGCATTGATCAGCATGCAGCCGAGCAGGATGGAGACGGCCACCGCCACCATGGCTCCGGGCGTCGGCGTGATCCCGAAGAGGGCGAAGACCCAGGGGGCGGCCAGATAGGCCACGGTGGTGTTGCCGAACATCACGGCGAACTGCCAGACCCAGCCGCCCATCCAGCCGAAGGTCGGGCCGAGGAGGCGCCGCCCCCACTGGTACGGGCCGCCCGCGAGCGGCCACTGGGAAGCCAGCTCGGCGTAGACGTTCACGACCAGACACTGGCCGATCAGCACCAGCGGCAGTGCCCAGATCCACGCCGGGCCCGCGATGGTCGTGCCGACCATGGCCACGGCGTACAGGGCCACCACGGGCGAGACCACGGCGAAGCCCATGGAGATGTTCCCCAGGATGCCGAGGCTGCGGCGCAGCTCCTGCCGGTAGCCCAGGTCGCTCAGGCGGGCTGCGTCGGTGTCGATGGGTGGCGCGGGACTGCCGGC
This window harbors:
- a CDS encoding APC family permease, producing MTEPRAGSPAPPIDTDAARLSDLGYRQELRRSLGILGNISMGFAVVSPVVALYAVAMVGTTIAGPAWIWALPLVLIGQCLVVNVYAELASQWPLAGGPYQWGRRLLGPTFGWMGGWVWQFAVMFGNTTVAYLAAPWVFALFGITPTPGAMVAVAVSILLGCMLINAYGIRVLSLIVSMGIAAEAVASVLVGFALLLFFREHGFALFTDTMGAEALSGGSSAMAFLAAVAVAGWAFIGFDACVSTSEETKDAGRQVPRAMWWALLSVGAVVILNAMAVALAHPAPEKVVLGEDIDPVTTAVVHSFGSWSDKPFVAVVLLGFLACAMASQGGAARGLYSLARDGVFPFSRHVRKVNKRQAPIGGLVASTLVSGSALLLGLDATAIGSLIAFGTAATFLPFFLTSLAALVARLRGTWVPAGAVTSAAAAAGRQGKKGTCLNVLAVLWTGFEVVNVCWPRAILAPPGAPWYQVWAGLIGTAVIIVVGLVYLVVKRPQDKIRDDHHDRHDRPAVSGKPGADETAELAADPS
- a CDS encoding agmatine deiminase family protein, which encodes MTLPRMPHMSRRGFSAAALTATAAAVLGGGRAAAAPATATTATTAKEATTVFRAPAEWEAHSGCVMAWPWDPAVGWGGLLNDAQAEIAGIAKEIARFEPVLMVAEPGRAAEARAQCGSTVTVIEYAINDCWTRDTGPVFAVDAAKTQKTGLDFKFNGWGEKFPYDKDDLLPVGVCDHLGVQRKPVDMVLEGGAVITDGQGTLITTEECLLNPNRNPTMTRAQIEAALLAAYGASKVIWLPYGLNNDDITNGHVDLVAAYLGPAKVLLHTQPDTTSPNHARMAANKAVLQNTTDARGRRLDIVELHHQPHFRHNGLTVETFSYTNYYETSGSIVVPLSGESATDSLALAQFRTLFPTREVVGAPARTLAWGGGGVHCVTQHIPQTQ
- a CDS encoding VOC family protein, with the translated sequence MPHIALVTLVVRDYDEAIAFYTDALGFELVEDTDRGDGSRWVVVRPRGSAAGTGLLLARAKDATQLASVGAQTGGRVGFFLHTEDFAGDHARMTAAGVRFMEEPRHEPYGSVAVFEDLYGNRWDLLETADTHR